The genomic region AGTATATTCCATTCAGACAATCCCATATTTGCGGTAGCAACCCAAAAGATTACAAATACTGCAGACCAAACTATTGTACCTGAAATCATTGCCGACCGATTTGAATGTCCAAAAACGCTTGCATACAGCCAAAAAACGAATACAAGAACACCAGTTAATAAAGTATCCCATAATCCCCAAATAGCAAATATGCCCCAATCCATTTCTGCAACGCCTTCTTTATTGTTGAAAAAGGCCTTGACTCTGGGCATCACCAAAACAAAGTAGCGAAACACTTCTGATACATTAATCCAAATACTCGTGATTAATGTGATGATAACGAATCGCTTTGGATTAAAAATAGAGTTGGACATTTCAATTGATTTTTAGAGTGGTTTTGATTTCCTCCAATAGTTCTTCGGGCGCGGGAAAATTTGGTGTAGAACGATAGATAGCGACTGATTTTTCCAAATCGTCTATTCGGCCTACCAAATCGATACTTCGGTCTGAAAAATGTGCAAAACGCAAATCTTTGGGATTGACGATTTTCTGGTCTATCAAAAAATCTATTTTTTTAGTACAACGACAAGGATTTTCAGGATTTACTAGACCGCATTTGTTATTGAGGAAACTTCTAACTTTTGCTCTTGAACGTGATAGTTTCTGCCTGTAATTTTCAGAAGAAATACCTAAGATTTCCGAGCCCTCTACACCATTGAATCCTAGAATGTCTGTCAAAATGTAAACCATTCTATCGATTTCGTTCAAACAGAGTAATAAACCTTGTGTACAGCTTACTTTTACCTCTTCTTCCAAAAGCGAAAGCTCGCCTTCATTCTTGGTATATCGCACCTCATTGGAATGCCCCAAATCGATCAAGTCAGTATAATCCTTAAAAGGCATTGCAAATTCTTTTGAGCGTTTTCCCTTATGATTGAGCAAGTAATTTGTTGCTATTCTGTAAACCCATGTTTTGAATTGGCTTTTATGGTTAAAGGTGCTGAGATGAGTGACCACTTTAATCAATATTTCTTGGGTCGCATCTTTTGCATCCTCGGGAAATAACAGCATTTTAAGGGAAAGGTTATAAACCAGATCCTTAATTTTCAATAATACCTGTTCAAGTGCTTCTCTG from Costertonia aggregata harbors:
- a CDS encoding RNA polymerase sigma factor; amino-acid sequence: MKDHLSALVQKANLGDREALEQVLLKIKDLVYNLSLKMLLFPEDAKDATQEILIKVVTHLSTFNHKSQFKTWVYRIATNYLLNHKGKRSKEFAMPFKDYTDLIDLGHSNEVRYTKNEGELSLLEEEVKVSCTQGLLLCLNEIDRMVYILTDILGFNGVEGSEILGISSENYRQKLSRSRAKVRSFLNNKCGLVNPENPCRCTKKIDFLIDQKIVNPKDLRFAHFSDRSIDLVGRIDDLEKSVAIYRSTPNFPAPEELLEEIKTTLKIN